The Elaeis guineensis isolate ETL-2024a chromosome 14, EG11, whole genome shotgun sequence genomic sequence AAGGTATTTTTGGCCATAGATCATGGTAGAAGAGGATTTGAGGTGTTATGATGGACAATGTTTATTTCATTTCAGCCGTATGTCTTTTGATGGCTTATGAGgatatttttggaaaaaaaaggaGCCTCCAATTCCTATCCCATGGGAAAGCCAAAAACCCATGTCCTACATGAGTTTTCTTTCCAATCAAACATAAAGAATTCTATTCCCATAGGAACACCCTTTTCCAATATCTTTCTTTggaaaactccaaccaaacaagagAGAGATTTTTCCACTTCCTGTTGACCATACTTTCCCTGGTCCACTTCTCGTGAACCAAATAAGTCCTTAATGTTTGATCCTTTGCCATGGAATGGACCAGAACTAAATCCTTTGGCATACAATGTGTTATTGGCAACAAATCTTATCCACAGACAGCACCAATCTGAACCAATAACCATGTTTTTGATGAAAGAGGAGGGACAAAGCCCGGCTACATTCAAGAAGAGTATAGGCAGCATGTCCCTATTCAACTGAATCTGGCAAAGTTGAAGCTTAGTTGAGTTGAATGGAAGGGATCCATCAAGAATTCCACTCAAGCCTTGAATAGGAGAATGTAAAGAGTCATGAAGATAAGTCAAGAGACTACTGATATGGCCAGTTGAATTTTAAAGATATCCTGTATTATTGTCCAGATGGCCAGGATTGATTTGAAAAGAACTAAGAGCTCTTATCATTTCTTGACAGAAATTTTGGGTGCACTCATATAtagcatatatatgcatatatttacATGGATATAGGTaatatagaaatatatatatatacacatatatatacgtaaATATACATAGATAATGTGCGTGTGTATATACATCCATATAAATATTCAACATATCCATGCTATATACAtgtctaatcctaatgataatggTTAAAAACATTCTTACACTGCATTTTAATTGTCAAATTTCCAAGTACTTATGAATCCACTTAATAACTTGTAAGAAGTGACAATTCCTGTATGGGAATATGACAATTAGTAACTCCATAAAAGGAATTCTTGCACATCAGTGCAACAATAGTTCTTTCTAGTTAGAGATGAAAACCATTTGAAATAACGAACACAGaatttattatgaatttataTTCCTCAAAATAGCTTACCGTGAGATAAAGAGTCCACCAAAAGAGCCACGAGTCCTTCTTATTCATGCGAGCAAGAGACTGAACAAATAGGAAAATTAAAAGCATGAGAAGCGTGGAACTTTAAGTCAACACAAGAGAAAATAGACCTATCAAACAACTCCTAATCCAAACTTGTGCCAAGATAAAATTATGAACCTCTTGATCCAAGCATTCGAACTTCCACACACTCTCTCCTTGCTCATTTATCTCATTCCACCATCTCAGCCCAACCAATATCCGTCCACTGACATTCTTGACAACCCAAAAATCAAGAGCAGCAAGAAGAACGGTAACCACGAAAATGATTACAAAACTATCAATGAAAATAGCTGAGAGTATATAGAACGCCAATGCTGCAGCCTATCAACATCAAAAGacaacaaatcagattgaaaaaaaaaaaaaaagatcgcaAATGAAAAAAGATAGGCGTTCCTGGCGAAACAACAAACCTTGAAGAGAACATGGAAAAAACACGTCTTTGGGTTGGCATAGTTTTCCACTGGAGGCTGCAAACAAAAATCGCACACGGCTCATACAGAGGCAAATTGCTAACCAAAAATCGCTGAAATGAATTGAACCCCATCAACATTTTGATATTAAAGAACTCGAAAAATCTAATTCCGTCGCTGAAATATGGCACGTCTTTGAATCGTAATCACACAAAAACGGATCCTAATCATTTTATGATACTAGATCCAAGAATCAAGAACCAAAATTCCACCCAAATTTTGAAGCAAAAAATTATGGTAATCGAATTTAAAAATCCAGATCCGGTTAAATCACGTCGCCAAAACCCTAGCGCTAATCGATTCGAGATGGTGGGAATAAATTGGTGGTGCCTAAATCCAAGAGACGTAATCGGTGCATCGAATCCATTAATCGAAGCGGAGTAATTGGAGGGCTTGGTAGAGGGATAACCTGGAGTCGATCCATCTGGAGACGAGAGCGCTTCCGAATTTCTCACCGAGATCTGTTGGAATTCGTCTCCAGTCTCATAAGGGAATGGGAGGGTGTCGATAGCTCTCCTTCGTCCGTCCCTCTGCGACTTCCAATTTATACAAAAGAACGGACCGGCGGTCTAACGAGCTTAATACTCCCCCGAATTGGACATTAAATGACTAAACTGCCCTTCATAGTATCCGGTTCGACCTGAGCCGGTTTTAACGCGATCTCGCAAAGAGGGTTTATCCCATTTGATTTTCCTGAAATTTTTAGTGTTGTATATAAGTAATTTGCACTCCATTTTGGTTAGAAATACATTACAGTGATTTTGAAATCCCATTTGATGAAAGAATTTATTCATCATTTAAATGACTTGATAAGCAGTTTATTTTTTGCAAATTTGATGTGGCAGTTAActattgaattaaaattttatatgataatattAGAGATGAATATTGCTCAAACTGCAACCGATAAAAGAACGAAGAAAAGGCAGGTTAGTTCTGTTGCTGCGAAGCTCAAAATTTCAGATTGGAGCGAATTGGACGAAACCAAGT encodes the following:
- the LOC105057306 gene encoding Golgi apparatus membrane protein-like protein ECHIDNA, encoding MDRLQPPVENYANPKTCFFHVLFKAAALAFYILSAIFIDSFVIIFVVTVLLAALDFWVVKNVSGRILVGLRWWNEINEQGESVWKFECLDQESLARMNKKDSWLFWWTLYLTAVAWIFLGIFSLLRFQADYLLVIGVCLSLSIANIVGFTKCRKDAKKQIQQFASQTIASHFSSTIQSAFSVV